From the Quercus lobata isolate SW786 chromosome 6, ValleyOak3.0 Primary Assembly, whole genome shotgun sequence genome, one window contains:
- the LOC115949613 gene encoding 1,2-dihydroxy-3-keto-5-methylthiopentene dioxygenase 2 produces the protein MGAPEKDPREEVLQAWYMDDSDEDQRLPHHKEPKEFVSLDQLTELGVLSWRLDADNYETDEEFKKIRESRGYSYMDFCEVSPEKLPNYEEKIKSFFEEHLHTDEEIRYAVAGSGYFDVRDRNDKWIRVWVKKGGMIILPAGIYHRFTLDSDNYIKAMRLFIGDPIWTPFNRPHDDLPARKEYLKTFVEKEVGDRAVDAAA, from the exons ATGGGTGCCCCAGAGAAG GATCCTAGAGAGGAAGTTCTCCAGGCATGGTACATGGATGATAGTGATGAAGACCAGAGACTCCCCCATCACAAGGAACCGAAGGAATTTGTGTCCCTAGACCAACTTACTG AACTTGGAGTACTCAGCTGGAGACTAGATGCTGATAACTACGAAACTGatgaggagtttaagaagattCGTGAATCACGTGGTTATTCCTACATG GACTTCTGTGAGGTTTCCCCAGAAAAGCTGCCTAACTATGAAGAGAAGATCAAAAGCTTTTTTGAGGAACATCTTCACACTGATGAGGAGATCCGCTATGCTGTAGCGGGAAGTG GTTATTTTGATGTCAGGGATCGTAATGACAAATGGATTCGTGTATGGGTAAAGAAGGGGGGCATGATCATTTTGCCTGCTGGAATTTATCACCGCTTTACTTTGGATTCAGACAACTATATCAAG GCAATGCGGCTCTTTATTGGTGATCCAATTTGGACTCCATTCAATCGTCCTCATGATGATCTGCCTGCAAG GAAGGAATACCTTAAAACTTTTGTGGAGAAAGAAGTTGGTGATCGTGCTGTTGATGCAGCTGCCTAA
- the LOC115994604 gene encoding uncharacterized protein LOC115994604, with protein sequence MDECPLSLPGNSPSMPNVQAPQSQYDSIEADGQSEIVNVPIDVEDDEDDEDYNLSDFSESDDDIIEDFGMEDDGINRAIGGKQLEGVWNGEGDSDHGDSDELRSAEGSSDDEGNSRPRFPEFNQRIGMENVQLVKDQKFASHVVFKEALKEWCIKEKHDFEYKHNDKWRVTAVCKKKCGWKIHASQTQMGDAFQIKSFKSIHTCGKDHKNSKISSRWLANKYLPFFRDDHTWTANALKGAVFRDHEVDVTLDQCYKAKRMAFKMIHGAKEKQYERLWDYATAIRKWNVGSTVKIQTANDVFERMYICLDACKRGFLAGCRPLIGIDGCHLKGTTGGQLLVAVGKDGNDNIFLNAFAIVEIENKSSWTWFLQCLLDDIGHVDENGWVFISNRQKGLVETFKDLMPNAEHRFCVRHLHANFKKDFPGKVLKDAMWSAARAATTNSFDFHMDELKKLDAKAYEWLVKLDVRTWSRHAFNPRSKSDTLVNNIAESFNAWILEARDKPVLTMMEIIRVMLMQRLQTKRDHMRRYEGRVCPRIYKKLERIKSEVGHCISRWNGESKYEVEYIYGGRYVVDLNERTCGCGRWGLSGIPCFHAAAAAIIEHGEQLETYVDIAYTKETFLSCYQWMVSPLPSHEQWPKTPYDPIKPPKFTKKVGKRKKVRKREAGEPINAFRVSKKGTAMKCENCFQWGHNQRTCKAPDNPNKKAYKKKKKGQLGQSSTSGAKGSKKLLGTQQSNIGTQQSS encoded by the exons ATGGATGAATGTCCACTGTCACTCCCTGGAAATTCACCTTCTATGCCAAATGTACAAGCTCCTCAATCCCAATATGATTCTATTGAGGCTGATGGCCAATCTGAAATTGTTAATGTTCCAATTGATGTGGAGGATGACGAGGATGATGAAGATTACAATTTGAGTGATTTTTCTGAATCTGATGATGATATAATTGAAGATTTTGGTATGGAGGATGATGGAATCAATAGAGCAATTGGAGGCAAGCAGCTTGAGGGAGTTTGGAATGGTGAAGGAGATTCAGATCATGGGGATAGTGATGAGTTAAGGAGTGCAGAAGGGTCATCTGATGATGAAGGGAATTCAAGGCCTAGGTTCCCTGAGTTTAACCAGCGCATTGGCATGGAGAATGTACAGCTAGTGAAGGATCAAAAATTTGCATCACATGTCGTCTTCAAGGAGGCACTAAAGGAGTGGTGTattaaagaaaaacatgattttgagtATAAGCACAATGATAAGTGGAGAGTGACAGctgtatgtaaaaaaaaatgtggttggAAGATACATGCATCCCAAACACAAATGGGAGATGCCtttcaaatcaaaagttttaaaagCATTCATACATGTGGCAAGGATCATAAGAATAGTAAGATTTCTTCAAGGTGGCTAGCCAATAAATATTTGCCATTCTTTAGAGATGATCATACTTGGACAGCAAATGCATTGAAGGGTGCAGTGTTTAGGGACCATGAAGTTGATGTGACTTTGGACCAATGTTATAAGGCTAAGAGAATGGCATTCAAGATGATACATGGTGCTAAGGAGAAGCAGTATGAGAGACTTTGGGACTATGCAACTGCTATTAGGAAGTGGAATGTGGGTAGCACAGTGAAGATACAAACTGCGAATGATGTGTTTGAGAGAATGTATATTTGTCTTGATGCTTGCAAAAGGGGATTTTTAGCAGGTTGTAGACCACTTATTGGGATAGATGGTTGTCATTTGAAGGGGACAACAGGTGGACAGTTGCTGGTTGCTGTTGGAAAGGATGGGAATGATAATATCTTCCTAAACGCTTTTGCtattgttgaaattgagaataaAAGCTCTTGGACCTGGTTTCTACAATGCCTGTTGGATGACATTGGACACGTGGATGAGAATGGATGGGTCTTTATCTCAAACCGACAGAAG GGATTAGTAGAGACCTTTAAAGATTTGATGCCTAATGCAGAGCACAGATTTTGTGTTAGGCATTTACATGCAAATTTCAAGAAGGATTTTCCTGGGAAGGTACTCAAAGATGCAATGTGGAGTGCTGCTAGGGCAGCAACAACGAATTCTTTTGACTTCCACATGGATGAGTTGAAGAAGCTAGATGCGAAGGCATATGAGTGGCTTGTGAAGTTAGATGTGAGAACATGGAGCAGACATGCTTTTAATCCAAGAAGCAAGAGTGACACTCTAGTAAACAATATAGCAGAGTCTTTCAATGCTTGGATTTTGGAGGCTAGGGATAAACCAGTGTTGACAATGATGGAGATCATAAGAGTGATGTTGATGCAAAGGTTGCAAACCAAAAGAGATCATATGAGAAGGTATGAAGGGAGGGTTTGTCCAAGAATCTATAAGAAGCTTGAGAGAATAAAAAGCGAGGTTGGACATTGCATTTCTCGTTGGAATGGAGAGTCCAAATATGAGGTGGAGTATATTTATGGTGGAAGATATGTGGTGGACTTGAATGAGAGGACTTGTGGTTGTGGGAGATGGGGATTGAGTGGAATCCCATGTTTTCATGCTGCTGCTGCCGCAATAATTGAGCATGGAGAGCAACTTGAGACTTATGTAGACATTGCTTACACTAAGGAGACATTCCTAAGTTGTTACCAATGGATGGTAAGCCCACTTCCAAGCCATGAACAATGGCCAAAAACACCCTATGACCCAATCAAGCCCCCAAAATTTACAAAGAAAGTAGGCAAGCGTAAGAAGGTAAGAAAGAGGGAGGCAGGAGAACCTATTAATGCATTTAGGGTGAGCAAGAAAGGAACTGCCATGAAATGTGAGAATTGTTTCCAGTGGGGCCATAATCAAAGAACTTGTAAAGCTCCTGATAACCCCAACAAGAAGgcttataaaaagaaaaagaaagggcaaTTAGGACAATCATCTACATCTGGAGCTAAAGGGAGTAAAAAATTATTG GGTACTCAGCAATCAAATATAGGTACTCAACAGTCAAGTTAA